The Anoxybacillus amylolyticus DNA segment GCCGATTACGCGTATAAATGACGTCTTCTTTTTGAAGGAGTTCATGCGTAAGCCCGTACTGAATTAAGTGTTCGATTGCCAAATAAACGTTCACCGCTTCCCACCTCGATAGCCGTTCGGATTTGCTCGATGCCATTGCCAAGCAGAAGCGACGATGTCATCGATGGTGGTATACGTTGGCTTCCAATCGAGTTCGCGCTTCGCTTTTTCCGAAGAAGCAACAAGCCGAGCCGGGTCTCCCGCACGTCTTTCGACGACTCGCGCCGGAATGTCATGGCCAGTGACACGGCGTGCTGCTTCAATCACTTCTTTGACGGTAAACCCGTTGCCATTGCCAAGGTTAAATACGTCGCTTTTTGCCCCGCTTCTCAACTTTTCGACCGCAAGCCAATGGGCATCCACTAAATCAAGGACATGAATGTAGTCGCGGATGCACGTTCCGTCATGGGTATCGTAATCATCCCCAAAAATATGAATCTCGTTTCGTTGTCCGAGCGCCACTTTTAAAATGAGTGGAATGACATGCGTTTCTGGGTCGTGGTCTTCCCCTAAATGTGCACCGTAAGCACCAGCGACGTTAAAATAGCGCAAAGAAATATAACGAATGCCGTACGCTTGATCGACCCATTTCATCATTTTTTCCATCGCGAGCTTCGTTTCCCCATACGTGTTCGTGGGCGCGGTCGGGTCGGTTTCAACAATTGGAATTTGCTTCGGTTCCCCGTATACCGCTGCAGTTGAGGAGAAAACGATTTGCTTCACGCCAAATTCGTTCATTACTTCCAACAACACTTGCGTTCCATATACGTTGTTGTCATAGTAGGCTAGCGGCTTTTCCATACTTTCCCCGACAAGGGAATTCGCTGCAAAATGAACGACCGTGTCGATGTCATGCTTTTGGAATACGCCGCGCAAAAACGCGCGATCACGAATATCCCCCTGATAAAACAACGCTTCTCGATGAATCGCCTCGCGATGCCCTGTCTGCAAATTATCGACGACTACAACTCGTTCCCCTTTTTCGATGAAGCGATGTACCGCATGGCTGCCAATGTAGCCGGCACCGCCGCAAACAAGAATCATAACCTCATCTCCTCTTTTTCTGTTAGTTCTTTTGCGCCATCGCCAATTTTTACGACATAAAAACTTGCTTCATAGCCGATTTTTTGCGCATATTCTCGACCGACTTGCTCGATGAACGAAAGGATATGTTCGTCTTTCACTATGTTCACCGTACACCCCCCAAAACCAGCCCCGGTCATCCGGGCACCGATCGTTCCTTCGTGCTTCCACGCTGCCTCCACAAGCGTATCAAGCTCTACTCCTGTCACTTCGTAGTCATTGCGCAAAGAGAGGTGGGACTGTTTCATCAAATAAGCAAAGCGTGCCAACTCTCCTTTCGCAAGCGCTTCTGCCGCTTTCATCACCCGTTCGTTTTCCGTCACCGCATGGCGGGCTCGCTTTTTCTCCACGTGAGAAAGAACGTGCTCATATTGAGCAAACTGTTCGCTTGTAAGATCGCCGAGCGAGCGAATTGGGAGGTATTGCTGTAACTTAGCAAGCGCTGCTTCGCACGTCGCTCGCCGCTCGTTATACGCCGAATCTGCTAACCCGCGCTGCTTGTTCGTATTGGCAATGACAATTGAGCAATTGCTCAGTGCAAGTGGCAAATAACGGTAGGTTAATGTTTGGCAATTCAATAAAATCGCGTGGTTCTTCCTCCCCATTCCGACAGCAAACTGGTCCATAATGCCGCAATTAACACCGATATAGTTATTTTCTACGGTTTGGCTCATTTTCACAAGTTCAAGCATGCTGAAGTTTGCTTGAAACAGTTCATTGACCATGACCGCTGTGACAAGTTCAATCGAAGCAGAGGACGACAACCCTGCTCCGTTCGGAATATTTCCGTAATATAGCACATCAAAGCCGCTGTCGATGATAACCCCTGACGCTTGAAACGCTGCGATAATTCCTTTCGGATAGTTCGCCCAGCCGTGCTCGTCGTTATACGATAAATCTGCTAGCGGTACGGTAATCACTCCTTTTTCAGGTAAATTTTGAGAATACAATCGAACGTCTGCGCTTCCCGTTTTTCTCACCAATGCATATGTGCCGATTTGCAATGCACACGGTAACACATGCCCACCGTTGTAGTCCGTATGCTCCCCGATCAAATTCACGCGACCGGGGGCGAAGAAGGTGCGAATTTCTTCCCTTCCCCCTCCAAACCATGCCATAAAATCCGTCTTTAGCTGTTCGATCATTTGTCTTTCCTCCTAAACTACTTTTATAGTAAATATTTTAGTAAATTTTTTAGTTAATCACAAGCGATTTTTCTATGTTGAAACATTTTTTTCTGACAAACGTATAACAACTAGCAAATTCACCCACGTTATGTATAAAGGGGGCCTGTGCCATGAAAACGAAGCAATCGTTAGAACAAGAATTGAAAAAAATCGAGCAATGGGAGCGCGACCAAAAAGATTTATGGTTTTGGGAAAAAATCGGGCGGCTTCCGTTTAAAGTATTGGATAAGTTGACACCTCCAATCGTGCATAAGAAACTCGGGCAACTTCTCGACGAACTTGGCAGCTACATGCAAAGCGGCGGGCAATATTTAGTGAACGAAGCAAAAATGTTGGAAAAATTCCCTGCCGCCTCTATTGAACAAGTCGCTCATCTTCCGCTAGAAACGATGGATCGTGTTTGCGATGAATTAGTCGAATCGCGTATTACGTTTGCCCAATACCAAGGAGCAACAACCGGCGTGGGCGGGCTGTTTACACTCGCGATCGATATCCCAGCCATGCTTGGCTTGGCGTTAAAAACATTACAAGAAATCGCCATTGCTTACGGCTATGACCCGAAAGAAAAAAAAGAACGCATTTTCATCGTGAAATGCCTTCAGTTTGTTTCAAGTGACATCGTCGGCAAAAAAGCGATTCTCGAGCAGCTCACGTCGTTTTCAAACGACCATCAACAAGTGTTCTCCCAGCTACAAGGCTGGCGCGAAGTCATTATGACGTTCCGCGACCAATTCGGCTGGAAAAAACTATTCCAACTCGTGCCAATCGTCGGCATTGTTTTCGGCGCCATGTTTAACAAAATGTTTATCGAAGACATCGCCGAAGCAGGGAAAATGCTGTATCGAAAAAGGAGAGTGTTGGAGAAAATGAAGCAACTCGAAACAATTATGTAATTTTTAATCATAATGAAAACAATTATAAAATAGCGGGGAATCCAATTTTCCCCGCCCGCTTTTTCCCGATCTCAACATCTACCGTTTCTAGTCTATCGACAATGACACACCCTTAATCATTTTTTCTTAGCATGCTTCCGCATGTCAAATGCGACTGCAACGATGATAATTAAACCTTTTACAATAAATTGAATATAAGGACTTACCCCTAGAAAAGCTAAGCCATAGTTGATAATTTGAAAAATCAGAACCCCCGCAATCACTCCGGATACTGTCCCAATTCCTCCAGATAACGACACGCCCCCCACTACACAAGCTGCGATGGCATCTAACTCGTACATATTCCCAGTATTGTTAGTAGCACTGCCTACCCGTCCCGCTTCCAACGTGCCAGAAAAGCCGTAGAGAAGACCTGCAATCGTGTAAATAATAATAAGGTTTTTGGTAACATTTACACCAGAAACTTTTGCAGCTTCAGGGTTCCCGCCAATTGCATACATATTTTTCCCGAGCTCGGTCTTATTCCAAATGACCCATATGATAACAGATATAACTATTGCATAAATAATAAGGTACGGAATTTCATACTGCCCAACAGGAATACCGCGTTGAGCAAAGGTCGTAAAGCTCTGATTTAATCCTCCAATCGGTTGCGCTCCATAAGGTGGACGATCAAAATAGATCGAGGTAATGCCATATACACCAATCATCATCCCTAATGTAGCAATAAATGGTGGTACATGGAATTTAGATACAATCACACCATTTAAAGCACCTAACAGCCCCGTAATTATCATTGCAATTAAAATTGGAATAAACAGCGGTAATTCAGGTAAATTAGGGTACATTTTGTAAGCATAGTCTGTTGCTTGCAAAAGCGAAGCAGAAACGACTGCGGCAAGCCCCACCATTCTCCCTGCCGACAAATCCGTACCCGCTGTAATCAAAATCCCTGCTACTCCAAGTGCAATGATGATGCGCGAAGAAGATTGACTTAATATATTGATTAAGTTAGTAATTGATAAAAAATCAGGAGATATGATTACTATTCCTGCGACAAGGAGTAATAGCACTACATATATAACATTGTCTACAAACCACTTCATCACTGTTGAGTTTTTTATCTCTCGAACCATCTCCTCATCCTCCCTAGTACATCGCTGATAATCGCATGATCTCTTCTTGAGATGTTGCAGCAGTATCGACGATCCCGGCTGCTCGTCCGTTGCTCATCACTAAAATCCGGTCAGTAACCCCTAGTAATTCCGGCATTTCTGAAGAAACCATAATAATCCCTTTTCCTTCTTCGGCCAACTTGTTAATTAACTGATAAATTTCAAATTTTGCCCCCACATCAATGCCGCGTGTTGGCTCGTCTAACAATAAAATTTCCGGTTTTGTCAGTAACCACCTTCCAATGATCACTTTTTGTTGATTTCCGCCCGATAAACTCCGGATCGGTGTTTTTTGCGAAGGAGTTTTTACTTTCATTGCATCGATAACCCATTTTGTATCACTAGACGCCTTACGATCAGATACAAACAACCCTTTTGTCCGATATTGGCGGAGATTCGCGATTATCGAGTTAAATCCGACACTAAGGTCAGGGTATATGCCTGTTGTCCTTCTTTCTTCCGTCACAAGCGCAAACCCATTTTTAATTGCCTCTTGTGGAGAGTTGTTTTTAATGACTCGGCCATGAAGTTCGATTGTACCGGATTGAATGGCTCTCAGCCCGAATAGCGATTCAAGCAACTCTGTACGCTTTGATCCAACTAATCCCGCAATACCTAAAATTTCCCCTTTTCTTAATTCAAAACTGACATTAGAAAAAGAGGGTTGTGTTTCCGCTGTCAAATTCGTTACCTTTAAAATTACATCCCCTGGTTTATTTGTTTTCGAAGGAAACCGTTGCGACAAATCTCTTCCTACCATAAGTCTAATAATTTCATCTGTCGTTAACTCCTTAGCACTTTTCGTAGTAATATATTGACCATCCCTCATAATTGTAACTTCATCAGATATTTTTAAGATTTCTTCCATTTTATGGGAGATGTAAATAATACCAATATTGTCTTTTTTTAATCTGTGGATAATGTTAAACAAATGCTCTACTTCTTTTTCTGTAAGCGACGATGTTGGCTCGTCCATCACAATGACTTTCGATTGATAAGAAACCGCTTTAGCGATTTCCACCATCTGCATCTCAGAAACAGATAGAGTGCTGACCCTTCTGCGTGGATCAATATGGATATCAAGGCTTTTAAAAATTTCTAGCGTGCTGTCATACATTTTCTTTTCATCTATGAAAACGCCTTTTTTCGGGTAACGACCTAACCAAATATTATCCATCACACTCCGTTGACGTACTTGGTTAAGCTCTTGGTGTACCATGGAAACCCCATTTTCTAGCGCTTGTTTCGAATTTTCGAATGCTACTTCTTTTCCATCAAACAAAATTTGACCTTCATCCATCGAATAAATCCCAAATAAACATTTCATTAAAGTAGATTTACCCGCACCATTTTCACCCATTAATGCATGAACTGTCCCAGGTTTAACTTTCAACGAAACGTTTTGTAGAGCAATTACTCCTGGAAATCTCTTTGTTATATTTTTCATTTCCAATATATAAGCAGCGCTAGATGATGCCATTCTTAAACCTCCTAGACAAACCGTGTTAAAAATAGGACTTATTTTAAAATGGTCTTCGTACCGAAATAGCATTGTATGCCGAACTTTGGAAATTTCTATTGAGATAGCGCCTTAGTCATCATGAATTCTACTACACTAAGGCGCTATCTCTAATTAACATATCTTATTTATAAGCATCTTTACCTACTTGGATATTATCTTTTGTAATTCCAACATAAGGTACACGAACGGCTTTTGTTTTATCTAATTTCCATTCCGTTCCTTCCAATACATCTTTCCCTTTCGCTGCGTTTGTCGCGAGTTCAATAGTTGCCTTTCCTTGATTTTTCGCATCATTCAATACAGTACCAATCATCTTTCCTTTTTCGATCATTTCAAGCGCTTCTGGAATGGCATCAACACCAACTACCGGAACAAATTTATCCCCATTAAAATACCCTGCTTTTTCAAGCGAAGCGATCGCACCAAGTGCCATAGCGTCATTATTACAAATAACAAATTCTATCTTGTCATTAAACTTAGAAATCCAAGCATCCATTTTTTCCGTTGCCTTTGTCGCGTCCCACATAGCAGTATCCATTGCTAACTCTTCCACTTGAATACCTTTTTGTTTAATCGTTTCGATGGAATATTTTGTACGTGCTTCGGCATCAGGGTGTCCCGGTTCCCCTTTCAACAGTACGTATTGAATTTTCCCATCCTTGTTTTTGTCATATTTATCTTTATTCGCTTCCCATGCCTTAGCAATTAATTCCCCTTGAATAATACCTGACTCTGCTGAATTTGTTCCTACATAATATGCTTTATCATAACTAGCTAATACATTGGCATCTGGCTCTTTGTTAAAGAAGATAACGGGAATATTTTTAGCTTTCGCCTTGTCAATCACGGTTTGGGCAGCTTTTGGATCTACTAAGTTAATCGCTAATGCTTTTGCGCCTTTCGCTATTAACGTATCGATTTGCTCAATTTGTTTCGCTTGGTCGTTTTGCGAGTCGTTCAACATAAGGTTTATTTTTCCTTTTGCCGTTTCCTCCATCGCACGACGTACATATGACATAAAGTTGTCATCAAATTTGTAAATGGTTGCTCCAACTGTAGGAAGGGCATTATCACTATTTGTATTTTTAGCGTCATTCGTTGTACTACTGCATCCCGTAGCTAGCAGAATGCTAGAGGCAACTGTCAAAGATAAAATCAATCCTTTTTTGTTTTTAAACATATTAAGTCCCCCTTCACTTTACATAATTGCACCTTGTTTATGTAAGCCCTTACATAAAAGATGCTATAAAAGACAGTCCCGAAAACTCGTTATCCAACAAAACATAAGATTCGTATAAAAAATCCCGAAAACCTTTATAGTCACCCCCTCCCATTAAGTTAATTTTTACTTAAACTTTTAAGTAGAATATAACAAAAAACTATTACGTTATCAATGCTTTTTTAGAAATATTTACACCTTTTAACTATACTTAGTGTTTTTTGAGCTTCCATCCCTCAAACAAAGCAGCCGCACCTTGCGCCATGTTTAATAAAATCGCCGAAGCAGGGAAAATGCTGTATCGAAAAAGGAGAGTGTTGGAGAAAATTGCTCAATTAGAAACCGGTGCCGAATGAGACACCGGTTTTATTTTTTAGACGCCTCCACAAATAATAGGAAAAAATCTCGCCAATTATTAATGGTTAATCAACGCTTCTAAGCCTCCATACTACGCTAACGAAATCGCCATGGCGTTCTGGCACATTGAGCCCCA contains these protein-coding regions:
- the galE gene encoding UDP-glucose 4-epimerase GalE: MILVCGGAGYIGSHAVHRFIEKGERVVVVDNLQTGHREAIHREALFYQGDIRDRAFLRGVFQKHDIDTVVHFAANSLVGESMEKPLAYYDNNVYGTQVLLEVMNEFGVKQIVFSSTAAVYGEPKQIPIVETDPTAPTNTYGETKLAMEKMMKWVDQAYGIRYISLRYFNVAGAYGAHLGEDHDPETHVIPLILKVALGQRNEIHIFGDDYDTHDGTCIRDYIHVLDLVDAHWLAVEKLRSGAKSDVFNLGNGNGFTVKEVIEAARRVTGHDIPARVVERRAGDPARLVASSEKAKRELDWKPTYTTIDDIVASAWQWHRANPNGYRGGKR
- a CDS encoding galactokinase, which encodes MIEQLKTDFMAWFGGGREEIRTFFAPGRVNLIGEHTDYNGGHVLPCALQIGTYALVRKTGSADVRLYSQNLPEKGVITVPLADLSYNDEHGWANYPKGIIAAFQASGVIIDSGFDVLYYGNIPNGAGLSSSASIELVTAVMVNELFQANFSMLELVKMSQTVENNYIGVNCGIMDQFAVGMGRKNHAILLNCQTLTYRYLPLALSNCSIVIANTNKQRGLADSAYNERRATCEAALAKLQQYLPIRSLGDLTSEQFAQYEHVLSHVEKKRARHAVTENERVMKAAEALAKGELARFAYLMKQSHLSLRNDYEVTGVELDTLVEAAWKHEGTIGARMTGAGFGGCTVNIVKDEHILSFIEQVGREYAQKIGYEASFYVVKIGDGAKELTEKEEMRL
- the mglC gene encoding galactose/methyl galactoside ABC transporter permease MglC codes for the protein MVREIKNSTVMKWFVDNVIYVVLLLLVAGIVIISPDFLSITNLINILSQSSSRIIIALGVAGILITAGTDLSAGRMVGLAAVVSASLLQATDYAYKMYPNLPELPLFIPILIAMIITGLLGALNGVIVSKFHVPPFIATLGMMIGVYGITSIYFDRPPYGAQPIGGLNQSFTTFAQRGIPVGQYEIPYLIIYAIVISVIIWVIWNKTELGKNMYAIGGNPEAAKVSGVNVTKNLIIIYTIAGLLYGFSGTLEAGRVGSATNNTGNMYELDAIAACVVGGVSLSGGIGTVSGVIAGVLIFQIINYGLAFLGVSPYIQFIVKGLIIIVAVAFDMRKHAKKK
- the mglA gene encoding galactose/methyl galactoside ABC transporter ATP-binding protein MglA; amino-acid sequence: MASSSAAYILEMKNITKRFPGVIALQNVSLKVKPGTVHALMGENGAGKSTLMKCLFGIYSMDEGQILFDGKEVAFENSKQALENGVSMVHQELNQVRQRSVMDNIWLGRYPKKGVFIDEKKMYDSTLEIFKSLDIHIDPRRRVSTLSVSEMQMVEIAKAVSYQSKVIVMDEPTSSLTEKEVEHLFNIIHRLKKDNIGIIYISHKMEEILKISDEVTIMRDGQYITTKSAKELTTDEIIRLMVGRDLSQRFPSKTNKPGDVILKVTNLTAETQPSFSNVSFELRKGEILGIAGLVGSKRTELLESLFGLRAIQSGTIELHGRVIKNNSPQEAIKNGFALVTEERRTTGIYPDLSVGFNSIIANLRQYRTKGLFVSDRKASSDTKWVIDAMKVKTPSQKTPIRSLSGGNQQKVIIGRWLLTKPEILLLDEPTRGIDVGAKFEIYQLINKLAEEGKGIIMVSSEMPELLGVTDRILVMSNGRAAGIVDTAATSQEEIMRLSAMY
- a CDS encoding EcsC family protein; the protein is MKTKQSLEQELKKIEQWERDQKDLWFWEKIGRLPFKVLDKLTPPIVHKKLGQLLDELGSYMQSGGQYLVNEAKMLEKFPAASIEQVAHLPLETMDRVCDELVESRITFAQYQGATTGVGGLFTLAIDIPAMLGLALKTLQEIAIAYGYDPKEKKERIFIVKCLQFVSSDIVGKKAILEQLTSFSNDHQQVFSQLQGWREVIMTFRDQFGWKKLFQLVPIVGIVFGAMFNKMFIEDIAEAGKMLYRKRRVLEKMKQLETIM
- the mglB gene encoding galactose/glucose ABC transporter substrate-binding protein MglB, giving the protein MFKNKKGLILSLTVASSILLATGCSSTTNDAKNTNSDNALPTVGATIYKFDDNFMSYVRRAMEETAKGKINLMLNDSQNDQAKQIEQIDTLIAKGAKALAINLVDPKAAQTVIDKAKAKNIPVIFFNKEPDANVLASYDKAYYVGTNSAESGIIQGELIAKAWEANKDKYDKNKDGKIQYVLLKGEPGHPDAEARTKYSIETIKQKGIQVEELAMDTAMWDATKATEKMDAWISKFNDKIEFVICNNDAMALGAIASLEKAGYFNGDKFVPVVGVDAIPEALEMIEKGKMIGTVLNDAKNQGKATIELATNAAKGKDVLEGTEWKLDKTKAVRVPYVGITKDNIQVGKDAYK